From one Rhodamnia argentea isolate NSW1041297 chromosome 1, ASM2092103v1, whole genome shotgun sequence genomic stretch:
- the LOC125312868 gene encoding uncharacterized protein LOC125312868 translates to MEVDGLEEMTPDTELGLSTNEGGEEPSSTMGASATNKVLGASLPPRDKKSTSDVWDHFAKIINEESGKANNVRCMHCGVQKALEQLYEFYEQSFASSKQNCGGQSLSASSSSSNSIGNEASSKYDIQVWRRTYMLSKKKAHDGNKSELDPVSSR, encoded by the exons ATGGAAGTGGATGGACTTGAGGAGATGACTCCGGACACTGAATTAGGATTGTCAACCAATGAAGGTGGAGAAGAGCCATCCTCGACCATGGGTGCGAGTGCGACAAACAAGGTACTTGGAGCTAGTCTTCCTCCTCGTGATAAGAAAAGTACCTCTGATGTCTGGGATCATTTTGCGAAAATCATAAATGAGGAGTCTGGAAAAGCAAATAACGTGAGGTGCATGCATTGTGGG GTGCAGAAAGCATTGGAGCAGTTGTATGAATTTTATGAGCAATCTTTTGCTTCAAGCAAGCAAAATTGTGGCGGCCAAAGTTTGAGTGCTAGTAGTAGTAGTTCCAATTCCATTGGTAATGAAGCTAGTAGCAAGTATGACATCCAAGTTTGGCGGAGAACCTATatgctctcaaagaaaaaagcacACGATGGCAACAAATCCGAGCTTGACCCAGtatcttcaagataa